In one window of Henckelia pumila isolate YLH828 chromosome 1, ASM3356847v2, whole genome shotgun sequence DNA:
- the LOC140880753 gene encoding tubby-like F-box protein 5 yields MPFKCTFKECLTGENGRDEKGKQQTEQKRPIGIRNHHVAPEESSSSYPFVQQSPWANMPPELLQDIIGRVDANETAWPARRAVVSCAAVCKSWREITREAIRTPEECGLLTFPMSLKQPGPRDSPIQCFIRRERSTSTYRLYLGLSPALSGEASKFLLGAKRIRKATKTDFPISMSADDFSRSSNSYLGKLRSNFFGSKFFIHDCQTPSDSEIPSNGRSRKRISTKKVSPRLPLCNYKVATISYELNVLRTRGPRRMNCRMHTIPVPEISTSTSFHKPKKSIGEATEPLVLRNKAPRWHEQLQCWCLNFRGRVTVASVKNFQLVAAAESSQNVPVSEQEKVILQFGKIGKDIFTMDYRYPLSAFQAFAICLSSFDTKPACE; encoded by the exons ATGCCATTCAAGTGCACTTTCAAAGAGTGCCTCACTGGAGAAAATGGCAGAGATGAAAAGGGAAAGCAACAAACTGAGCAAAAGAGGCCGATAGGCATTAGAAATCACCATGTTGCACCCGAGGAATCATCGTCTTCTTATCCATTTGTACAACAAAGCCCATGGGCAAACATGCCCCCCGAGTTGCTTCAAGATATCATCGGCAGAGTAGACGCCAATGAGACCGCTTGGCCGGCTCGAAGGGCCGTGGTTTCTTGCGCAGCAGTCTGTAAATCATGGAGGGAAATAACTAGGGAGGCCATTAGGACTCCGGAGGAGTGTGGTTTACTCACCTTTCCCATGTCACTCAAGCAG CCTGGACCGAGAGATTCTCCGATCCAATGCTTTATCAGAAGGGAACGGTCGACTTCAACATACCGATTGTACCTTGGTTTGAGTCCCG CTCTTTCAGGGGAGGCAAGTAAATTTTTGTTGGGTGCAAAAAGGATCCGGAAGGCAACAAAAACAGATTTCCCAATATCCATGTCCGCAGATGATTTTTCTAGGAGCAGTAATAGCTATTTAGGAAAACTGAG GTCCAACTTTTTTGGTTCCAAGTTTTTTATTCACGACTGCCAAACTCCATCCGACTCCGAAATCCCCTCAAATGGTCGGTCTCGAAAGCGAATTTCAACAAAGAAAGTATCGCCAAGGCTACCTCTTTGCAACTATAAAGTGGCTACTATATCATACGAGCTCAACGTGCTTCGTACGAGAGGGCCAAGACGAATGAATTGCAGGATGCACACGATTCCCGTTCCAGAGATTTCTACTTCCACGAGCTTTCATAAGCCAAAGAAATCAATTGGTGAAGCTACGGAACCACTGGTTTTAAGAAACAAAGCTCCGAGATGGCACGAGCAACTGCAATGCTGGTGCTTGAACTTCAGAGGGCGTGTAACCGTGGCTTCTGTCAAGAACTTTCAGCTTGTTGCTGCTGCTGAATCTTCGCAGAATGTTCCGGTTTCCGAACAAGAGAAAGTGATCTTGCAATTTGGCAAGATAGGGAAAGATATATTTACAATGGATTATCGATATCCCCTTTCGGCCTTTCAGGCCTTTGCAATCTGTTTAAGCAGCTTTGATACAAAACCAGCATGCGAGTAG
- the LOC140875898 gene encoding uncharacterized protein — MGSLMAGWDSPASDPNSVKLRRNKSLTKEGIEAFWNSKKRKEEEHLRDISLLSPRTRDILFEEAASNEAGKELLDMMENASNLDKLIQKNGWWISSNSAFLNEPPVIAMESSNKTYASHFHVANMTESARDPDQTQISPA; from the exons ATGGGTTCTCTCATGGCAGGTTGGGATTCTCCTGCATCAGACCCTAATTCTG TGAAGTTGAGAAGGAACAAGTCACTAACAAAAGAAGGGATAGAAGCCTTTTGGAATAGCAAGAAGCGGAAAGAAGAGGAACACCTCAGAGATATTTCTCTTCTGTCTCCAAGAACTCGG GATATTTTGTTCGAGGAAGCTGCAAGTAATGAGGCCGGGAAGGAGCTCTTGGACATGATGGAAAATGCGTCAAATCTAGATAAATTAATACAGAAAAATGGCTG GTGGATAAGCAGCAATTCGGCTTTTTTAAATGAGCCGCCGGTTATTGCAATGGAGAGCTCTAACAAAACGTATGCGTCACATTTCCATGTTGCTAATATGACCGAGTCGGCTCGGGATCCAGACCAAACCCAGATCAGTCCAGCTTGA
- the LOC140865935 gene encoding uncharacterized protein, with the protein MNYENYDPCFPDQPVVDLYLRTWVQLPAFRLKPAFIWADDGPARTSSSSSMMTYEQLNTSVQCVSSNLLRQLRRGDTVVILCEPGLELAEIIFACQRAGLAAVPTTPPHPSFAGGNHHHLVRVLSQTKPKAAIAAKCYINRVREYVSSNPSCSNRLSGLLQMIEWIPVEEIKGKIHRKQWDFSRYSGCKADDVYLIQYTSGATGIPKPVLVTAGAAAHNVRTARKAYDLHPNSVIVSWLPQYHDCGLMFLLLTIVSGATCVLMSPKSFLKRPRLWLELISEYKATCTPVPSFTLPLVLKRGGVGRGSSCISLESMKNLIIINEPVYKALVDEFVDAFGPFGLKPSCISPSYGLAENCTFVSTAWRSGDDEKLPVYKSLLPSARLTFSVEEAEEEIQIIVVNEETQELVNDGIEGEIWISSPSNASGYLDHPSLTREAFNARLKNINTAGCFVRTGDRGIVIGKERYLFVTGRCSDIIKLENGQEIHPHYIETAAYNSCLNLIRGGCVAAFEVARQIVLVAEVQISEGESLVFKKMSETIRKEVKNKENVELGSVVLVKGGSLPKTTSGKIQRWAVKNKLVEGGFKVVMKMEFEGYGNSSLLFERITREKEGREEKVMVEGGEGIMLATKTYRNHVSLLSAM; encoded by the coding sequence aTGAATTACGAAAATTATGACCCCTGTTTCCCCGACCAGCCCGTGGTGGATCTCTACCTCCGCACTTGGGTCCAGCTTCCAGCATTCCGCCTGAAGCCTGCTTTCATATGGGCCGACGACGGCCCGGCCCGGACGAGTTCTTCCTCAAGCATGATGACATACGAGCAGCTGAACACCTCGGTGCAATGTGTTTCGTCGAATCTGCTGCGACAGTTGCGAAGGGGTGACACCGTCGTCATTTTATGTGAACCGGGCCTGGAGCTTGCAGAGATCATATTCGCTTGTCAGCGGGCCGGGCTTGCGGCGGTTCCGACCACTCCTCCACACCCTTCCTTTGCTGGCGGAAATCACCACCACCTGGTGAGAGTTCTGTCTCAAACAAAGCCTAAGGCCGCCATAGCGGCGAAATGCTACATAAACCGAGTGAGGGAGTACGTATCTTCGAACCCCTCTTGTTCGAACAGGCTTTCTGGGCTTCTGCAAATGATCGAATGGATCCCCGTGGAGGAAATAAAGGGGAAGATTCATCGGAAGCAATGGGATTTTTCGAGATATAGTGGCTGTAAGGCGGATGATGTTTACTTGATTCAGTACACTTCTGGTGCGACCGGTATTCCTAAGCCGGTTCTCGTTACTGCCGGAGCGGCGGCGCATAATGTGAGAACGGCAAGAAAAGCCTATGATCTTCATCCGAATAGTGTCATCGTTTCTTGGCTGCCTCAGTACCATGATTGTGGCCTAATGTTCCTGTTACTAACTATAGTATCTGGTGCAACTTGCGTGTTGATGTCTCCGAAATCGTTCCTAAAACGGCCTAGGCTGTGGCTGGAGTTGATTTCCGAGTACAAGGCGACTTGCACACCGGTACCGTCGTTCACTTTGCCTCTAGTTTTGAAACGTGGAGGTGTGGGAAGAGGGAGTTCTTGTATAAGTCTAGAGAGCATGAAGAATTTGATCATCATCAATGAGCCCGTATACAAGGCTTTGGTTGACGAATTCGTGGACGCTTTTGGCCCTTTTGGGCTGAAACCCTCCTGTATTTCTCCATCCTATGGCTTAGCAGAGAACTGTACTTTTGTTTCAACGGCTTGGAGAAGTGGAGATGATGAAAAGTTACCAGTGTACAAAAGCCTCTTGCCTAGTGCCAGACTGACTTTTTCTGTAGAAGAAGCAGAAGAAGAAATCCAAATCATAGTAGTGAATGAGGAAACACAAGAGCTAGTTAATGATGGGATTGAAGGAGAGATTTGGATTTCTTCTCCAAGCAATGCCTCCGGATACCTCGATCACCCCTCCTTAACACGCGAAGCGTTCAACGCTAGGCTCAAAAACATTAACACGGCTGGATGCTTCGTAAGAACAGGGGACAGAGGAATTGTGATAGGAAAAGAGAGGTATCTATTCGTCACTGGACGATGTTCAGACATCATCAAACTCGAAAATGGTCAAGAAATTCACCCTCATTACATAGAGACCGCGGCATATAACAGCTGCCTGAATCTCATTCGAGGAGGTTGTGTTGCAGCATTTGAGGTTGCAAGACAAATAGTCCTTGTGGCAGAGGTGCAAATAAGTGAAGGGGAGTCACTTGTTTTCAAGAAAATGAGTGAAACGATCAGAAAAGAAGTGAAGAATAAGGAGAACGTGGAACTCGGATCGGTGGTTCTTGTCAAGGGTGGGAGTCTTCCCAAGACAACTTCTGGGAAAATTCAAAGATGGGCAGTTAAGAATAAGTTGGTAGAGGGTGGATTTAAGGTTGTAATGAAAATGGAGTTTGAGGGCTATGGTAATAGTTCTTTATTGTTTGAGAGAATAACAAGGGAAAAAGAAGGCAGAGAGGAGAAAGTTATGGTGGAAGGTGGAGAAGGGATCATGCTTGCAACTAAAACTTACAGAAACCATGTTTCTTTGCTCTCTGCTATGTAG
- the LOC140875873 gene encoding CBS domain-containing protein CBSX3, mitochondrial: MRHLICAVRSCCESAKILKTKTLHTGNTPELINVLSQRGLIASSQSSPPKKNDKCFNRVMLAKSHTIPEKGLQNTTVAEVLMTKGEGKAESWLWCRADDTVYDAVKQMAKNNVGSLVVLKPGEQQMIAGILTERDYLRKMIVQDRSSKHTQVKEIMTNRDKLISVTSDTGILNAMQVMTENHIRHIPVIDGKLVGMISIVDVVRAVVEQQGGEVRRLNEFIRGEYY, from the exons ATGAGACATCTAATTTGTGCCGTTAGATCTTGCTGTGAATCtgctaaaattttgaaaacaaaaacTCTGCATACCGGGAACACACCCGAGCTGATAAATGTTTTATCACAACGTGGGCTCATCGCGTCCTCTCAGTCGTCTCCCCCGAAGAAGAATGATAAATGTTTTAATAGGGTAATGTTGGCAAAATCCCACACCATACCAGAGAAAGGGTTACAGAATACAACAGTAGCTGAAGTACTAATGACCAAGGGAGAAGGAAAGGCTGAATCTTGGCTGTGGTGTCGCGCAGATGACACCGTGTATGATGCTGTGAAGCAA ATGGCGAAAAATAATGTAGGATCTTTGGTTGTTCTGAAGCCCGGAGAACAACAGATGATTGCGGGGATTTTGACAGAAAGAG ATTACTTGCGGAAGATGATTGTACAGGACAGGTCCTCTAAACATACACAAGTCAAAGAAATCATGACTAATCGG GACAAGCTTATATCAGTTACATCAGACACAGGCATTCTCAATGCGATGCAGGTCATGACAG AGAACCATATACGGCACATCCCGGTGATAGATGGGAAGCTGGTAGGCATGATCTCGATTGTGGACGTCGTTCGCGCAGTGGTGGAGCAGCAGGGAGGCGAGGTGAGGCGATTGAACGAGTTCATTCGGGGAGAATACTATTAA
- the LOC140875975 gene encoding zinc-finger homeodomain protein 2-like: protein MALNGGGGKDDKDMRIQSSSLGFDESPPEQERTRIVEPSGGGGSKSKLLTSPRISYRECLRNHAANMGGNVTDGCGEFMPNGGEGTLEALMCAACSCHRNFHRKEHGVGAAGMVQYPALHLPPPLLSPLMSHHRVGSSHWSPMVQTVKMAGGGGGGGGGTSVGTDSSSEELNFNSLQVAPAPPPKQHFVSRKRFRTKFTAEQKEKMMEFAEKVGWRIPREDDSEMQRFCGEVGVQRQVFKVWMHNNKINSSKLKISQDI, encoded by the coding sequence atgGCATTGAATGGTGGTGGTGGAAAAGATGATAAGGATATGAGGATACAAAGCTCTTCTTTAGGCTTCGATGAGTCGCCGCCGGAGCAAGAGAGAACAAGAATCGTGGAGCCGAGTGGCGGCGGTGGATCCAAATCCAAGCTGCTCACGAGCCCGAGGATAAGCTACCGCGAGTGTCTCAGGAACCACGCGGCCAACATGGGAGGGAACGTCACCGATGGGTGCGGAGAGTTCATGCCCAACGGCGGGGAAGGAACCCTGGAAGCGCTCATGTGCGCCGCCTGCAGTTGCCACCGCAATTTCCACCGGAAAGAGCACGGCGTGGGGGCCGCGGGGATGGTGCAGTACCCGGCCCTCCATCTCCCGCCGCCGCTTCTTTCCCCCTTGATGAGCCATCACCGAGTGGGGTCCAGTCACTGGAGTCCGATGGTGCAGACTGTGAAAATGgccggcggcggcggcggcggcggaggaGGAACTAGTGTCGGTACTGATTCGTCCAGCGAGGAGCTGAACTTCAACTCTTTGCAGGTGGCTCCGGCGCCTCCGCCGAAGCAGCATTTTGTGAGCAGGAAGCGGTTCCGGACGAAGTTCACGGCGGAGCAGAAGGAGAAGATGATGGAGTTTGCGGAGAAGGTGGGGTGGAGGATTCCGAGAGAAGATGACAGTGAAATGCAGAGGTTTTGTGGTGAAGTTGGGGTTCAGAGACAGGTTTTCAAAGTTTGGATGCATAATAACAAGATCAATTCATCCAAATTGAAAATTTCCCAAGATATTtga
- the LOC140874729 gene encoding protein RADIALIS-like 4: MASSSMTSSRSCSTWTTRQNKQFEDALAKYDKDTPDRWHNIARAVAGKSAEEVKRHYEALVKDIMHIETDQVPIPNYRPISSNPRGYGHEHRFLKNLKLQ; encoded by the exons ATGGCATCGAGCTCAATGACCTCTTCGCGATCATGCTCGACATGGACGACGAGACAAAACAAGCAATTCGAGGACGCTTTAGCCAAGTACGACAAAGACACACCCGATCGATGGCACAACATCGCGAGGGCCGTCGCCGGGAAATCCGCCGAGGAAGTGAAGAGGCATTACGAAGCTCTAGTGAAAGACATCATGCACATTGAAACCGATCAAGTCCCTATTCCCAACTACAGGCCTATTTCGAGCAATCCCAGAGGATATGGCCATGAGCATAG GTTTTTGAAGAATCTCAAGCTTCAGTGA